Within Cytophagia bacterium CHB2, the genomic segment ATTCTTCAGGAATCAAAATCCGCCAACTCGCGCTCGAATCGTGCTTCGTAGCGCTCGGTTGCGGCAGCAGATTTTGCGGGCTTAACCGGCGCATTAATCTTGAGCGGCTGGACGCGGCGCAGGTAGCGCCACACGATGAACGCGCCGATAAGAAACGCGAACGCCGGCAAAATATAGACGAGAATATTAAAGCCTGATGCGGTGGGCTTCGCCAGGATGCGTTCGCCATAGGCTTCCACAAAAGCGGCAATGATCTGATCCTTGCTATGGCCCTTTTGCAGCGCCGATCGGATGTAGTCTTTGATCTCTTGCGCCGCTTCAGAACGATGGACATCCGCCGTTTGCGACCAACAGCATGGCGCGATCAACTCATGCGCGATGGCATTCACTTCAGCCTCACTGACGGGCCGCAGCGTTGGGTCAAGAAATGGCTGCGTCGTATCCGCTGCACGTTCCTGCGCCACAACCGCAACAGCGCTCAGAAAGATCAAAGCCAGAGCAGAAAAAACCGCGAGTGATTTATTCATGACAGAGAATCCTAAATGCTTTTTATTGACCAAAATGACACCTTTGGCATAAACTTCCACAAACTTCATGCCGCTGGCCAATCGTGACTATTTTTAGTATTAACAATGTTTATCACCACTGGGGCAGGCTTGTCTCATTATTAATCCTAAGAATGAAACGGGGAGATTTCTCAAGAATCGGAAGGGAAATGCGGATTGGACATTCAATTGGCCGCGGCTTGCGTGGTCACAAATAGTTATTCATGGGAGAAATGATTGTGAGCGCCCTTTTGTGACAGCTACTCATTTTACTATGCTGAGATATTCAGGCTCCTTCTTTGGAAATCGTGCAAATTGCTTCAACGCTGAAAAATCTGGGCTCTTAGACGGATAAAATGCTTCGTCCGAGGTTGAAGCTTTCCTGCCAGAAACAAGGCCTGCGGCCAGTCCCACAGTTCCGAACACAGTTCCGGCCAAGGCTGCTTTGGTTTCGGCGGACATCGAAATACAGGTCGAGATAAAACCAAACCCTTCGCTGGAAGAACGCTCACACGGCCGATCGTCGCCGGTTATGAATCCAAGAGCAACCCCAATTCCAGCGCCGATCAGAAATCCCAACCCGGCACTTTTCAGGACTTTGGATTCACCTTTGACGATTGCGATTCGGATGTCCTGGTTCATAATCACAATGGCAGCCTGGGATTTTTCGCGGACCTCATTTTCTCGAAGCTTGTCAATAGAAATGACCAATGCACTATCCCGCACGGACAAGAGACGTCCGGCAATTTCCGGTTGATTGTGAAGAAGCAGGATAATCTTCGCCCCCTTGCGCGAGCTTCTTTTGGGATTTGATTGAGGCGACGCCTCGTTCAGAGCGCCAGGAACATTGCTGTGGCTCTCTGCCGGCATGGCATCGTTTTCCCGCATTTTAGCGCTGCAAGATGAACAGTTGTCGGCATACAGTTCAACAAGCCCAGATGAACTTGTTGCGGCTCGATCATTTGCTCCGTGATTAAGGGTTGCATATTGGGAAGCACATGCGTTCAGCAGAAAAATCATGATCAGCACGAGATAGTTGAACAACTTACGCTGAGAAGAAATCGTGTTGCGAGTATTCATGATTTGATCCTCGACATTTGATAGAACGTGCTTATCGCTTGCGCGCCTACTTCATAACATACCAAAAAAATTCTGCCCGTTGAGCGCCGAAAGACGCTTGTAAATCTGCTCTACCACAATAGTGTGTTCGTCCGTATAAATATTCATACTCGTGCAAAAGTTCTTAATAGAAAGACAATCAATAGCCAGAGGCTTTCTCAAAATCTCGATCTTGCGAAAACCGGCACACCGAGGCTTAAAGACACCGAACGGCCGTTAAATTCTCAATATAGTAATTTCAATAAGTTACACTAACACAATGGAGTTAAAAAAACGGCCATCAAGGTCACACGGCTGGCACAGGCTTTGAAAAAACAATTTTGGATCTGCGAAAGAATTGTGCAGGACTCTCCCCTGATGCTCATATTAATTCTAGCGAGGGCTACGTTATGATCTTTTATATGAAGAAGTTGACGTTCCTGTTCGTAGCCACTGTTTTGCTTTTTTCCATTGCCATTGCGCAAGAGAAAAAAGCCGGTGACGA encodes:
- a CDS encoding cytochrome c-type biogenesis protein CcmH is translated as MKFVEVYAKGVILVNKKHLGFSVMNKSLAVFSALALIFLSAVAVVAQERAADTTQPFLDPTLRPVSEAEVNAIAHELIAPCCWSQTADVHRSEAAQEIKDYIRSALQKGHSKDQIIAAFVEAYGERILAKPTASGFNILVYILPAFAFLIGAFIVWRYLRRVQPLKINAPVKPAKSAAATERYEARFERELADFDS